One Methylocapsa sp. D3K7 DNA window includes the following coding sequences:
- a CDS encoding carbamoyltransferase: protein MLVLGISSFYHDSAAALVRDGEIVAAAQEERFTRTKHDPGFPANAIAYCLKEANIDSGAVDRVVFYEKPFLKFERLIETYLAFAPRGFTSFRKAMPLWIGEKLFQRDHLQRELALVDPALGEKAKLRFCEHHFSHASSAYYPSPFQSSLVLTMDGVGEWATASAGIGSGNKLDIVKEIHFPHSLGLLYSAFTYYTGFKVNSGEYKVMGLAPYGEPKYANAILEHLIDVKPDGSFRLNLDYFSFCTGLTMTGPRFDAIFGGAPRRPDQPLEQRHMDLAASIQAVTEDVVLRLTRSLAAQTGLRNLCLAGGVALNCVANDKIFRDGCFDGIFVQPAAGDAGGALGAALAVYHAENHRSDRKAAMQKRDAMRGAYLGPCYEQSDIERRLTKSGAVFAVVDEAALIEQTAAALADGQAVGWHQGRMEFGPRALGNRSILGDPRCPAMQKALNLKVKYRESFRPFAPSVLRERVADWFEIDADSPYMLLVANVKPEHCRTMSAEEQALFGIDKLNVVRSDIPAVTHVDYSARVQTVHKETNPRYHALISRFEQLTGCPVLVNTSFNVRGEPIVCTPEDAFACFMGTGIEFLAIGNCILHKDKQNPTLARDYKNVFAPD from the coding sequence ATGCTCGTCCTTGGCATTTCCTCGTTCTATCACGACAGTGCCGCCGCACTCGTCCGCGACGGCGAGATCGTCGCCGCTGCACAAGAAGAGCGCTTCACCCGCACGAAACACGACCCTGGCTTCCCCGCCAACGCGATAGCCTATTGCCTCAAGGAGGCCAACATTGACTCTGGCGCTGTCGATCGCGTCGTCTTTTACGAAAAGCCATTCCTGAAATTCGAACGGCTTATTGAAACTTATCTCGCGTTCGCGCCGCGCGGCTTTACCTCGTTTCGCAAAGCCATGCCGCTGTGGATCGGCGAAAAACTGTTTCAGCGTGATCATCTTCAACGCGAACTCGCGTTGGTCGATCCGGCACTCGGCGAGAAGGCCAAATTGCGCTTTTGCGAACATCATTTTTCCCACGCGTCTTCAGCCTATTATCCGTCTCCGTTTCAATCATCGCTTGTCTTGACGATGGACGGCGTCGGAGAATGGGCGACGGCCTCAGCCGGGATCGGTAGCGGCAACAAGTTAGACATCGTCAAGGAAATTCATTTCCCCCATTCTCTCGGGCTGCTCTACTCCGCTTTCACCTATTACACCGGCTTCAAGGTCAATTCGGGCGAATACAAAGTCATGGGGCTAGCGCCCTACGGCGAGCCGAAATATGCAAACGCGATCCTGGAGCACTTGATCGATGTGAAGCCGGATGGGTCGTTCCGGCTAAACCTCGATTATTTTTCCTTTTGCACCGGCCTAACGATGACTGGTCCCCGCTTCGACGCGATTTTCGGCGGCGCGCCGCGCCGTCCAGATCAACCGCTTGAGCAACGCCACATGGATCTCGCGGCCTCAATCCAGGCGGTGACGGAGGACGTGGTGTTGCGCCTGACACGCTCGCTTGCTGCTCAAACGGGGCTTCGAAATCTCTGTCTCGCCGGAGGCGTGGCCTTGAATTGCGTCGCCAATGACAAGATTTTTCGTGACGGCTGCTTCGATGGGATTTTCGTCCAGCCGGCGGCCGGTGACGCCGGCGGCGCGCTTGGCGCAGCACTTGCCGTCTATCACGCCGAAAATCATAGGAGCGATCGCAAGGCCGCCATGCAAAAGCGGGACGCCATGCGAGGCGCATATCTAGGGCCGTGCTACGAACAAAGTGATATCGAACGGCGGCTGACAAAAAGTGGCGCCGTTTTCGCCGTCGTCGACGAAGCTGCGCTGATCGAGCAGACGGCGGCGGCCCTCGCGGATGGGCAGGCGGTCGGCTGGCATCAGGGCCGGATGGAGTTCGGCCCGCGTGCGCTCGGCAATCGTTCGATTCTCGGCGATCCGCGTTGCCCGGCCATGCAGAAGGCGCTGAACCTCAAGGTCAAATACCGCGAAAGTTTTCGCCCCTTCGCGCCGTCGGTGCTGCGCGAGCGCGTCGCGGACTGGTTCGAGATCGACGCGGATTCACCTTATATGCTACTCGTTGCCAATGTGAAACCCGAGCACTGCCGGACGATGTCGGCCGAGGAACAAGCGCTGTTCGGCATCGACAAATTGAACGTCGTGCGTTCGGATATCCCGGCCGTCACACATGTCGATTATTCGGCTCGCGTCCAGACCGTTCATAAGGAAACGAACCCGCGCTACCACGCCTTGATTAGCAGATTCGAACAATTGACCGGCTGTCCCGTGCTTGTTAACACGAGTTTTAACGTGCGCGGTGAGCCCATTGTCTGCACGCCGGAAGATGCATTTGCCTGCTTCATGGGCACCGGCATCGAGTTTCTCGCGATCGGAAATTGCATACTTCACAAAGACAAGCAGAACCCTACGCTCGCCCGCGATTATAAGAACGTTTTCGCGCCAGATTGA
- a CDS encoding methyltransferase domain-containing protein, with amino-acid sequence MHASALKAGQLFFSTYWQSAFTTILDIGSRDVNGTLRQVAPANSKYTGIDLEGGPGVDQVLTDPYSYPFVDGAFDCIVSTSCFEHDRLFWLTFLEACRVTSPDGFIYINAPLGGLYHGYPYDHWRFYPDAGLALEEWGRRMGHSITLVESFNVNKSIDTFQDFTMVFAKRSNFVPQSYIFEIMEGVVNARRGSGGELLKPQPRLL; translated from the coding sequence ATGCACGCGTCAGCATTGAAAGCGGGACAACTTTTTTTTTCAACTTATTGGCAAAGTGCATTTACCACTATTCTTGACATTGGCTCGCGCGACGTCAACGGAACTCTGAGGCAAGTTGCTCCAGCAAATTCAAAATACACCGGGATTGACCTGGAAGGCGGACCTGGGGTGGATCAAGTTCTGACTGATCCATATTCCTATCCATTTGTGGACGGGGCGTTTGATTGCATAGTGTCGACCTCTTGCTTTGAGCACGACAGGTTATTTTGGCTAACGTTTCTCGAAGCCTGTCGCGTGACATCTCCAGATGGCTTTATATATATCAATGCTCCGTTAGGTGGATTATACCATGGTTATCCATATGATCATTGGAGGTTTTATCCTGATGCTGGCCTTGCCCTTGAAGAATGGGGCAGGAGAATGGGTCATTCTATTACCCTAGTAGAGTCATTTAACGTAAATAAGTCGATTGATACATTTCAGGACTTTACTATGGTCTTTGCTAAACGATCCAACTTTGTCCCCCAAAGCTATATATTTGAAATCATGGAAGGTGTCGTAAACGCGAGGCGGGGTTCGGGAGGAGAATTGCTTAAACCGCAACCTCGTCTTCTTTAA
- a CDS encoding glycosyltransferase 61 family protein: MNWAWRIGDFPERKVEIIKLRDVFVSGEGLVFNHDLNVFHRTITQQIPDHIEQARIALKTAIASGNLKEIDGPAVLCVKPGWGNYGHWLIEMLPKVSVAAQLLPDANLKFIVPGTTGLMNDVIEDSLALIGIDIERLIKYTPSPMRVRELILVDGLTAHGSYMSPLVFGPLDWIASQVQPGESQRIYIRRKIPAYRQFVNEDEVCEVLARKGFTIVSPEEHCFRDQVSFFKGAKQILGITSAALTSLCFCGPGTNVTMFYPSVMPDTFYWFIAEHRKLKFKDIRCELGGAPKTHNAWDGALKISPDELLELIEASAR; the protein is encoded by the coding sequence ATGAATTGGGCTTGGCGCATCGGCGATTTTCCAGAACGCAAAGTCGAGATCATTAAACTGCGCGACGTTTTTGTTTCTGGGGAAGGATTGGTCTTCAACCACGATTTAAACGTCTTCCACCGGACGATCACGCAGCAAATCCCCGATCATATCGAGCAAGCCCGCATCGCGCTGAAGACTGCAATCGCGTCAGGCAACCTCAAAGAGATCGATGGGCCAGCTGTCCTTTGCGTAAAACCTGGCTGGGGAAATTACGGCCATTGGCTTATCGAGATGTTGCCGAAAGTCAGCGTCGCCGCGCAACTTCTCCCAGACGCGAATCTTAAGTTCATCGTGCCCGGAACAACCGGACTGATGAATGATGTCATCGAGGATTCCTTGGCGCTCATCGGCATCGACATAGAACGGTTGATCAAATACACGCCGTCTCCAATGCGGGTACGCGAACTCATTCTCGTCGACGGCCTAACGGCCCATGGAAGCTACATGTCACCTCTCGTTTTTGGTCCATTGGATTGGATCGCCAGTCAGGTGCAGCCAGGAGAATCGCAGCGTATTTATATCAGACGCAAGATTCCGGCTTATCGGCAATTTGTGAATGAAGACGAGGTTTGCGAAGTTCTCGCCCGTAAAGGCTTTACGATTGTAAGCCCCGAAGAACATTGCTTCAGGGACCAAGTTTCGTTTTTCAAGGGAGCAAAGCAGATTCTTGGCATCACCAGCGCCGCGTTGACGAGTCTTTGCTTTTGCGGACCTGGTACGAATGTGACGATGTTCTACCCCTCGGTAATGCCGGACACATTCTATTGGTTCATCGCAGAACATCGCAAGCTGAAGTTCAAGGATATACGATGCGAACTGGGGGGAGCGCCCAAGACGCATAATGCTTGGGACGGGGCGCTTAAAATCTCCCCAGACGAATTGCTTGAACTTATAGAGGCATCGGCACGATGA
- a CDS encoding glycosyltransferase: MIRQFFDRLLKIYKAKPKFFDQKYYLLTYPDVAKSGINPFFHFKEYGWREGRNPSRIFNTLYYKDKNLGKEELSFNPLDHYKKYNKTMKLKITPDSEEEYLRIQRSVIKIYFNEFYYRKRYTDINNIDALDHYLRIGWRQGYDPTPSFSTTEYLNAHPDVLILDVSPFYHYISTSNPKLSVPDLAELAISVPAAAGGSINGPSSDLDIKEVMKTLSSEFDADFYLKEFQDVRTAKIDPVKHYVEYGWREGRNPTALFWTSYYLSKYGDVRASNLNPFFHYIKYGRREGRRPNPVGAVLWERPKAPSKKDWHLAFSAKDVPDAEVTIIMPVYKGFSDTLASIYSVLTNPQETSFNLLVINDCGPEDELNETLRDLAAEGWFGYAENQTNLGFVRTVNEALAYRPDLDVILLNSDTLVFGNWIDRLLAHARRDESVATITPFSNNATICSYPEFNRNNLISLEVPPAVLDEYTSVCNEGRSNVVPTGVGFCFYMRRSIINILGTLDDSAFGKGYGEENDYCLRALKAGFKNVFAHDVFVYHTGKISFASLASNTYESGQTALLNKHPDYGLRVQRYIEANPSHEARLRLDLYRLARSIGPGAAIFITHSWTGGVFTHAHSLAQRLARENVKVVFLRVGGRTEGKLNVNISVQNPVDVYTPSLGPMLITKYQDLILDFIGWLRPKILHVHSFAGLDWQGVLAMMSILKDAPCPYHCTVHDYSSICHRNDCVTTEGIYCGQPATSVCRACIRADRGCSDFVDPDERRSVYGAFLEAAKQVFVPSMDTAKRLKRVFPLVEPIVKPHAESHPGSAWLPALEEFPSPLRIAVIGGIGTHKGSGVLHGLALDARRRSLPIEFTIVGFSNKIEPLKKAGVKETGKYASDDEAIRQLHDLRPHLAFFPSIWPETYCYTLSIALACGIPAVVFDIGAQAERLRALAAGHILELALIDQLSALNDALLQLPLAELWQNRRYPDFASYDSVLEDYYGLASV, from the coding sequence ATGATTCGCCAATTTTTTGATCGACTTTTAAAAATCTATAAGGCCAAACCTAAATTCTTTGATCAGAAGTATTATTTACTAACTTACCCAGATGTTGCCAAGTCAGGCATAAATCCCTTTTTTCATTTCAAGGAATATGGGTGGCGAGAAGGACGAAATCCTTCGCGAATTTTTAATACGCTATATTACAAGGATAAAAATCTCGGAAAGGAAGAGTTATCGTTCAATCCGCTCGACCACTATAAAAAGTACAATAAGACAATGAAATTAAAGATTACTCCTGACTCCGAAGAGGAGTATTTACGAATCCAAAGGAGTGTCATTAAAATATATTTTAATGAATTTTACTACAGGAAACGCTATACTGATATTAATAATATAGATGCATTGGATCATTATCTACGGATAGGGTGGCGTCAGGGGTACGATCCGACACCTAGTTTTTCAACGACCGAATATTTAAACGCTCATCCGGATGTCCTGATTTTGGATGTCAGTCCATTTTATCATTATATTTCCACGAGTAATCCAAAACTATCTGTACCAGATCTAGCCGAGCTGGCGATTTCTGTTCCGGCTGCCGCGGGAGGCTCCATTAATGGGCCGAGCTCAGATCTCGATATCAAAGAAGTTATGAAAACTCTGAGTTCAGAGTTCGATGCGGATTTTTATCTGAAGGAGTTCCAGGACGTTCGCACAGCAAAAATTGATCCGGTAAAACATTATGTAGAATATGGCTGGCGAGAGGGGCGTAATCCGACGGCCCTTTTTTGGACGTCCTATTACCTCTCCAAGTATGGGGACGTTAGGGCATCAAACTTAAATCCATTTTTTCATTACATAAAATATGGACGGAGGGAGGGAAGGAGGCCAAATCCGGTCGGTGCGGTCTTATGGGAGCGCCCCAAGGCGCCATCCAAGAAGGACTGGCATTTGGCTTTCTCCGCAAAGGACGTTCCCGATGCAGAAGTCACTATTATTATGCCGGTCTATAAGGGGTTCTCAGACACGCTGGCATCGATATATTCGGTCCTGACGAACCCTCAGGAAACGTCTTTCAACCTTCTTGTAATCAATGATTGCGGTCCAGAAGATGAGTTGAATGAGACGCTGCGGGACCTCGCTGCGGAAGGGTGGTTCGGTTACGCGGAAAACCAGACGAACTTAGGCTTTGTTCGCACCGTTAATGAAGCGCTTGCTTACCGCCCCGATCTCGATGTCATTCTTCTAAACTCGGACACTCTCGTTTTTGGAAATTGGATTGATCGTCTCCTGGCGCACGCGCGGCGCGATGAATCGGTCGCGACGATCACGCCCTTTTCGAATAATGCAACGATTTGCAGCTACCCTGAATTTAACCGGAATAATTTAATCAGTCTTGAAGTCCCGCCTGCTGTACTTGATGAATATACGAGCGTATGCAACGAAGGGCGTAGCAATGTTGTCCCAACGGGTGTGGGATTTTGTTTTTATATGCGCAGGAGTATTATAAATATACTTGGCACATTAGATGACTCTGCTTTTGGTAAGGGGTATGGCGAAGAGAACGATTACTGTCTGCGCGCCTTGAAGGCCGGCTTCAAAAACGTGTTTGCTCATGATGTCTTCGTCTATCACACGGGCAAGATTTCCTTCGCGAGCCTTGCTTCGAACACTTACGAGTCTGGTCAAACAGCGCTCTTAAATAAGCATCCAGACTATGGACTGAGGGTTCAGCGCTACATAGAAGCCAATCCAAGCCATGAGGCGCGGCTGCGGTTAGACCTTTACCGCTTGGCCCGGAGCATCGGCCCTGGCGCGGCCATCTTCATTACCCATTCGTGGACAGGGGGAGTGTTCACGCATGCCCATAGCCTGGCGCAGCGACTGGCCCGTGAGAATGTCAAAGTCGTATTTCTGCGGGTTGGCGGCCGAACGGAGGGGAAACTCAACGTCAATATATCCGTCCAAAATCCGGTGGATGTGTATACGCCCAGCCTCGGGCCGATGTTGATTACAAAATATCAAGACCTCATCTTGGACTTCATCGGATGGCTCCGGCCCAAAATTCTTCATGTTCATTCTTTTGCTGGCCTCGATTGGCAGGGCGTCCTTGCGATGATGTCTATCTTAAAGGATGCCCCATGCCCGTATCATTGCACTGTTCACGATTATTCTTCGATCTGTCACCGCAATGACTGCGTCACGACGGAAGGGATCTACTGCGGTCAGCCCGCAACAAGCGTGTGCCGGGCGTGCATCAGGGCGGATCGTGGGTGTTCGGATTTCGTCGATCCTGATGAGCGCCGCAGTGTCTACGGCGCCTTCCTCGAAGCGGCTAAGCAGGTATTCGTTCCATCCATGGATACCGCGAAAAGGTTGAAGCGCGTGTTTCCGCTCGTTGAGCCGATCGTCAAACCGCATGCGGAATCTCATCCGGGATCAGCATGGCTCCCGGCGCTGGAGGAGTTCCCATCTCCCTTGCGGATCGCGGTCATCGGGGGAATCGGGACGCACAAAGGCTCAGGCGTTTTGCACGGTCTCGCGCTTGATGCAAGACGGCGATCGCTGCCGATCGAGTTCACGATCGTCGGATTTTCGAACAAGATAGAGCCGCTGAAGAAGGCCGGAGTCAAGGAAACAGGCAAATATGCCAGCGATGACGAAGCCATCCGGCAGCTTCATGACTTGCGGCCTCATCTTGCTTTTTTCCCGTCCATATGGCCCGAGACATATTGCTATACGCTCTCAATCGCGCTTGCCTGCGGGATTCCAGCGGTGGTTTTCGACATTGGCGCCCAGGCCGAACGGCTGCGGGCGTTGGCCGCGGGGCATATCCTCGAGTTAGCCCTGATTGATCAACTCTCCGCCCTCAACGATGCGCTGCTCCAATTGCCGTTGGCGGAGCTTTGGCAAAACCGGCGGTATCCGGACTTCGCCTCTTATGACAGTGTTCTTGAGGATTATTACGGCTTGGCGTCGGTCTGA
- a CDS encoding response regulator, with amino-acid sequence MKNIDAILLVEDDTEIGALISRYLSAHQIEVVVVTNGKSMDVALADRTFDLLLLDLNLPGEDGLSICRRVRAELALPIIIVTAQGEDIDRIIGLEVGADDYVVKPFNPRELLARIRSVLRRASIAVPSKKGTDRGHYRFSGWSVDILARQVIAPSGVKVAMTGAEFDLLYALCEHPNRVLTREQLINMTHGPTTGPFERSIDVLVSRLRQKLEADPKNPMLIETVRAEGYMFTPQVTRP; translated from the coding sequence GTGAAAAATATCGATGCAATCCTCCTTGTGGAGGACGATACGGAAATTGGTGCACTGATATCGCGCTATCTCTCGGCGCATCAAATCGAAGTGGTCGTCGTCACGAACGGCAAGTCTATGGACGTCGCACTTGCAGACCGCACATTTGATCTTCTGCTCCTTGATCTTAATTTACCTGGCGAGGATGGTCTGTCGATTTGCCGTAGGGTTCGGGCGGAATTGGCACTCCCGATCATCATCGTGACGGCGCAAGGGGAGGATATCGATAGAATCATCGGCCTGGAGGTGGGGGCGGATGATTACGTCGTCAAACCTTTCAATCCGCGTGAACTATTGGCCAGAATTCGCTCCGTGTTACGCCGTGCAAGCATCGCGGTGCCGAGTAAGAAGGGCACGGATCGCGGGCACTACCGGTTCTCCGGCTGGAGCGTTGATATATTGGCGCGGCAGGTCATCGCGCCATCTGGCGTGAAGGTCGCAATGACTGGCGCCGAATTTGATCTCTTGTATGCACTGTGTGAACACCCCAATCGCGTCCTGACGCGTGAACAACTTATCAACATGACCCATGGTCCGACAACGGGGCCGTTCGAGCGGAGCATCGATGTTCTTGTCAGTCGGCTACGGCAAAAACTCGAGGCAGATCCCAAGAACCCCATGCTCATAGAAACCGTTCGTGCGGAGGGGTATATGTTTACGCCACAGGTCACACGCCCATGA
- a CDS encoding SGNH/GDSL hydrolase family protein, with protein sequence MHKSVLILLANGKPFLVLRLAVIPVLLMLIVWMEVGHPGPAFRLFTFLFVFLIVADLAALLRGKARDGLIVLASLAFSLCILEGVAIVLEPKIMMTVTKGWSVNRPVIGFGPEHAGRFHAERRDPKTGAVIYLADYTIDANLLRQTVSSEKGPAIAFFGDSFTFGLGVNDANTLPQLFADLLGRKKRVLNLGFGGYGPQQVLREMETGLFDPLIGSRPQLFIFMTAPWHAERTACKPHWLRLGPHYAIEDGRLVFEGACYDGPSLWLREWLENTASYRYFIKPYRMRIGHDDIELYIRTVVSIVQLAKEKYGVATLIPYLRERDEYFRGTGFSDDSIIARLREGGAVVIDASLAKEKATGAVINIPGDGHPTPLANRLRASIIIDYIEHHMSGILFSGLQ encoded by the coding sequence ATGCACAAATCAGTTTTGATTTTGCTAGCCAACGGAAAGCCGTTCTTGGTGCTGCGGCTTGCTGTGATACCGGTCTTGCTTATGCTCATCGTGTGGATGGAGGTGGGCCATCCTGGGCCTGCCTTTCGGTTATTCACTTTTCTCTTTGTCTTTTTGATTGTAGCAGATTTGGCTGCGCTTTTGCGTGGGAAAGCTCGCGATGGCCTCATCGTCCTAGCGTCGCTTGCCTTCAGCCTGTGCATACTCGAGGGTGTAGCGATTGTACTCGAACCAAAAATCATGATGACCGTCACAAAAGGCTGGTCGGTTAATCGGCCCGTCATCGGCTTTGGTCCTGAACATGCCGGGCGCTTCCATGCAGAAAGACGTGATCCAAAAACCGGCGCGGTGATCTATCTTGCCGACTACACAATCGATGCGAATCTTCTCCGACAGACCGTTTCCAGCGAGAAGGGTCCGGCGATCGCCTTTTTCGGTGATTCCTTTACTTTCGGCCTAGGTGTGAACGATGCCAACACATTGCCTCAGCTTTTCGCCGATCTGCTCGGCCGCAAGAAGCGGGTTCTCAATCTCGGTTTCGGCGGCTATGGGCCGCAGCAAGTCTTGCGCGAGATGGAGACGGGTCTATTCGATCCGCTGATCGGCTCGCGGCCGCAGCTCTTTATTTTCATGACGGCGCCGTGGCATGCCGAGCGAACCGCCTGCAAGCCCCATTGGCTGCGATTGGGGCCGCATTATGCGATCGAGGATGGCAGGCTCGTGTTCGAAGGCGCGTGCTACGATGGCCCAAGCCTCTGGCTCCGGGAATGGCTCGAGAACACGGCATCCTATCGCTATTTTATCAAGCCCTATCGTATGAGAATCGGCCATGATGATATTGAACTCTACATTAGGACGGTAGTGTCCATCGTACAACTTGCCAAGGAAAAATACGGCGTCGCGACACTCATCCCTTATCTCCGCGAGAGAGACGAGTATTTCCGTGGGACTGGCTTTAGCGATGACTCCATCATCGCGAGGCTGCGGGAGGGCGGAGCAGTTGTAATCGATGCGTCGCTTGCCAAAGAGAAAGCCACTGGCGCGGTGATCAATATCCCAGGGGATGGCCATCCGACGCCATTGGCAAATCGCCTCCGGGCTTCAATAATTATAGATTACATTGAACATCACATGTCTGGAATTCTGTTTTCTGGACTGCAATGA
- a CDS encoding DUF5989 family protein yields MSIVAELLEFLGARKKFWLLPLLVLFLIFGGLFVLSQGSVVAPFIYTLF; encoded by the coding sequence ATGTCAATTGTTGCTGAACTGCTCGAGTTCCTGGGCGCGCGAAAGAAATTCTGGTTGCTGCCCCTACTCGTACTTTTCCTGATCTTCGGCGGCTTGTTCGTCCTCAGCCAAGGCTCAGTCGTCGCGCCCTTTATCTATACGCTTTTTTGA
- a CDS encoding class I SAM-dependent methyltransferase, which translates to MFSNHHEFLRFAKQLIGAETYLEIGVQSGATLFLEPMPKLVVGVDPAFQIVTPIKSSCHCALFRQTSDSFFDDSCFATVGAEPVDLTFVDGLHWSEFALRDVRNSERISHKKSVILVHDIAPRSAVMAGREECPVAWMGDVFKIIPALRKFRPDLSVVCVGDVPYAGMGVIWNLDPNDTTLFDRYEEVVAFMDALDYDRDYEPLVKSTFISYKSPEFNRMIAEISTLHG; encoded by the coding sequence ATGTTTTCTAATCACCATGAATTCCTGCGGTTTGCCAAGCAACTCATCGGAGCAGAAACATACCTCGAAATCGGGGTCCAGTCAGGCGCGACACTTTTTCTCGAACCGATGCCAAAGTTGGTTGTCGGTGTAGACCCGGCGTTCCAAATCGTGACGCCTATCAAATCGTCCTGTCATTGCGCTTTGTTTCGACAGACCAGTGATTCTTTTTTCGATGACAGCTGCTTTGCGACTGTGGGTGCGGAGCCGGTGGACCTTACGTTTGTCGATGGCCTGCACTGGTCTGAGTTTGCTTTGAGGGATGTGCGCAATTCGGAGCGAATATCGCACAAGAAGTCTGTCATTCTCGTTCATGACATCGCCCCCCGCAGTGCCGTGATGGCCGGACGAGAAGAGTGCCCTGTGGCCTGGATGGGCGACGTTTTTAAGATCATTCCCGCATTGCGGAAGTTTCGGCCGGATCTGTCCGTGGTTTGCGTCGGAGACGTGCCATATGCGGGAATGGGGGTGATCTGGAATCTTGACCCGAACGACACAACGCTCTTCGACCGCTATGAGGAAGTCGTCGCTTTTATGGATGCCCTTGATTACGATCGAGACTATGAGCCGCTTGTGAAGTCTACCTTCATTTCTTACAAATCACCCGAGTTTAACCGCATGATTGCGGAAATTTCGACGCTCCATGGCTAA
- a CDS encoding Spy/CpxP family protein refolding chaperone, whose amino-acid sequence MHPKNYFLLAGLGLSSSILGLVSSGTTLAGTAPVPRSGSFPPAAEKLQKFCADEDALFKAKMAFTEAKLDLQPSQRPNWDSFVAESSAAVPAIRSVCDEAPPAGNDTVAELDFHQRGLAAFFEADRALTAAAKKFSVALTSDQKRTLADSVIHPLPLFPPFGPPGPPL is encoded by the coding sequence ATGCACCCGAAAAACTACTTCCTCCTCGCGGGGTTGGGGCTATCAAGCTCAATCTTGGGGCTTGTTAGCTCGGGTACGACCCTTGCCGGGACCGCGCCAGTGCCGCGTTCTGGCAGTTTCCCGCCCGCAGCCGAAAAGTTACAAAAGTTCTGCGCCGATGAAGACGCCCTTTTCAAAGCGAAAATGGCGTTCACGGAGGCCAAGCTTGATCTGCAACCGAGTCAGCGTCCGAATTGGGACTCTTTCGTCGCAGAATCCTCCGCAGCGGTTCCAGCGATCCGCAGCGTGTGCGATGAAGCGCCCCCGGCCGGCAACGACACCGTTGCCGAACTCGACTTCCACCAGAGGGGTCTCGCCGCATTCTTCGAAGCCGACCGCGCTTTAACGGCGGCGGCTAAGAAATTCTCAGTCGCGCTGACCTCAGACCAGAAGCGCACCCTGGCGGATTCGGTCATCCATCCACTTCCTCTGTTTCCTCCCTTCGGCCCTCCCGGCCCGCCTCTTTGA